One part of the Phragmites australis chromosome 3, lpPhrAust1.1, whole genome shotgun sequence genome encodes these proteins:
- the LOC133910784 gene encoding protein ESSENTIAL FOR POTEXVIRUS ACCUMULATION 1-like, protein MAVDADADDRDNADPPHCISVDAPPPPHDTKDKSGLDSNRSLSPQPLQPKLGESKEPGSHGIHSDSVSTSGNCEERNNAAKKRDVFRPSVFGREAGHHDRWCNDDMEPNSDFNRNRWRETEKEHSSTNKEGYDQRRDNKWNPHWGPSGKGSENWRDRLTDSGKWNDASCEKGFSHNTGHGQDGNSTEKETVRDGNISRSWNSSYFANYGTGGTSHHLSRAPHKPFDSFGYSRVRHESENTNFTSSRGRFTPGASRVNNGSSRPFHIGIFSDRPGGSCRDLSVRYSRMKLLEIYRTTDVRNFVILLNDTEEISSLWQEDPVEPLALVAPNAEEAALLKGIDRGDITNSGVQACKDGSVGESNQDMIPSEQSKLGGRDQAGSNEDYNCEMSDNIRGIPRYADLCEPLKPDKSTYTAPQNSQPIGERIHGPTTEFRQQYNVLDQGSKIGGMVGVGDIVSPMQPHPENLSLYYKDPQGQTQGPFPGSDIIGWFDTGFFGIDLLVRVASAPLDAPFLLLGDIMPHLRAKARPPPGFSTVKSSSMPEPSHLGSAYLGISDYVSADRNDNVTEAENCFLESPMSSSTQNPRAETNTVTGGINEWSNNTFGNIFVCGGENGNGINYLVAEKGLLERENPLQTEGDVVSVAQAQKKDTVQSTSHSTLFPQMVDPSSEALESQNADLLSMLLSAEKYHAPVANSGLSLWSNSVESGNLHAGVCSDLTPGVLNVHHNLHNPQQVCIDVQQRYSITQNQSTLACLNSEIMQPEKFLGEISQDPQSLNILQQQYPVSQLQCQSQRSLSNNMLQPRQQEQQQQHQQEHLSQVLPHCRSTQQLDDASYRPKHSSLSSGDSLKLCLQRTQEILEVARKLPGHGMHEIQLPSHASAKLRGTEVIGFLESQAAALPLPHEMTGHTPWKKCSASLAQQGKGFANVVAPSGKESTADSPFKKTLSSGSTENILSHISSQVHEMEISSTKPHPWKPAPGVKPISLLEIQAEEQLKTHGKLATTAASPVSSIPWTSLAKNSEQQFDDVAKSMGDQENVNISRSRRSQLHNLSGEVLAKSNDIDAAIIDNADCSSFPPLAPYLAQSDAKSLDDSDFIEVKDSKKKRNKADKSKGSAIKAPAPLGLFDPSVMSVAIEKGKPGKQVQREKYVFPSQSSGLSQREAMDFREWCENEWAKLTGTNDISFLEFCIKQPASEAEMLLMENIGSRDHSHNFIDKFLSYKAFLSADVIDMAFRGPISGKPHADSAGPGMTGIEQGDGGKKKGNKREKVGSSVLGFKVLSNRIMMGEILRADD, encoded by the exons ATGGCcgtcgacgccgacgccgacgaccGCGATAATGCCGACCCGCCCCACTGCATCTCCGTCGACGCGCCTCCACCTCCCCATGACACCAAAG ACAAATCAGGCCTGGATAGCAACAGGTCACTCTCTCCTCAGCCGCTTCAGCCAAAACTGGGGGAAAGTAAG GAGCCTGGTTCACATGGTATCCACTCTGATTCTGTCAGCACATCAGGGAATTGTGAAGAAAGGAACAATGCTGCCAAGAAAAGAGATGTTTTCAGGCCTTCTGTGTTTGGCAGAGAAGCTGGCCACCATGATCGTTGGTGCAATGACGACATGGAACCAAATTCAGATTTCAACCGAAATCGATGGAGGGAAACGGAGAAGGAACACAGTTCCACTAATAAGGAGGGTTATGACCAACGCCGTGATAACAAGTGGAATCCTCACTGGGGTCCCAGTGGCAAAGGTTCTGAAAATTGGCGTGATAGGTTGACAGATTCAGGTAAATGGAATGATGCTTCCTGTGAAAAAGGTTTCTCTCACAATACAGGTCATGGACAAGATGGTAACAGTACTGAGAAGGAGACTGTGAGGGATGGTAATATTTCTCGATCATGGAACTCCAGCTATTTTGCGAACTATGGCACAGGAGGTACATCTCATCATCTTTCCCGTGCTCCACATAAGCCATTTGATTCATTTGGATACAGTAGAGTGAGGCATGAAAGTGAGAACACAAACTTTACAAGTTCTCGTGGAAGGTTTACACCTGGTGCAAGCAGAGTCAATAATGGATCTTCACGTCCATTCCACATTGGTATATTTTCCGACAGGCCTGGTGGTTCATGTAGAGATCTTTCTGTGCGATATAGTAGGATGAAATTGCTTGAAATTTACAGAACAACTGATGTTAGAAACTTCGTAATTCTGTTAAATGACACGGAGGAAATCTCTTCACTGTGGCAAGAAGACCCTGTGGAGCCTTTAGCTCTTGTTGCTCCTAATGCTGAAGAAGCG GCTCTTTTGAAAGGAATTGACAGAGGAGATATCACAAACAGTGGGGTACAAGCTTGCAAAGATGGCTCTGTTGGAGAAAGTAATCAAGATATGATACCATCAGAGCAATCGAAATTAG GTGGAAGAGATCAGGCAGGAAGCAATGAAGATTACAATTGTGAAATGAGTGACAATATCAGAG GAATTCCCAGGTATGCTGATTTGTGTGAGCCCTTGAAGCCTGATAAATCTACCTACACTGCTCCACAAAATTCTCAGCCTATTGGGGAACGTATCCATGGACCAACTACTGAATTCAGACAGCAGTACAATGTCTTGGATCAAGGAAGTAAAATTGGTGGAATGGTTGGTGTAGGTGACATTGTCAGTCCTATGCAACCTCATCCAGAAAACCTTTCTTTATACTACAAAGATCCACAAGGGCAAACCCAAGGTCCTTTTCCTGGATCTGACATCATTGGTTGGTTTGACACTGGTTTTTTTGGTATTGATTTGCTAGTCCGTGTTGCAAGTGCTCCCCTTGATGCTCCTTTCTTATTACTTGGGGATATCATGCCACACTTACGAGCAAAGGCAAGGCCGCCTCCAGGATTCAGCACTGTCAAATCAAGTAGTATGCCAGAGCCCTCACATTTAGGATCAGCTTATCTTGGGATATCTGATTATGTGTCCGCAGACAGGAACGATAATGTAACTGAAGCTGAAAACTGCTTTCTGGAGTCTCCTATGTCTAGTAGCACCCAGAATCCCAGAGCAGAAACTAACACTGTTACTGGAG GTATAAATGAATGGAGCAACAATACATTTGGCAACATTTTTGTTTGTGGCGGTGAGAATGGGAATGGCATAAATTATCTTGTAGCAGAAAAAGGACTGttagagagagaaaatcctTTGCAAACAGAAGGTGATGTAGTATCAGTTGCACAAGCACAAAAGAAGGATACAGTCCAGTCTACTTCACACTCAACATTGTTCCCTCAAATGGTTGACCCATCAAGTGAAGCTCTCGAATCTCAGAATGCTGACCTTCTCTCAATGCTGCTTTCCGCAGAAAAATATCATGCACCTGTTGCTAATTCTGGATTGTCACTTTGGTCAAATAGCGTCGAGTCTGGAAATCTGCATGCTGGTGTGTGCAGTGATCTCACTCCAGGGGTACTAAATGTGCACCACAACCTGCATAATCCTCAGCAAGTATGTATTGATGTTCAACAACGTTACTCCATAACACAGAATCAATCAACTTTGGCTTGTTTGAATTCAGAAATCATGCAGCCAGAGAAGTTTCTCGGTGAAATATCTCAGGATCCTCAGTCGTTAAATATATTGCAACAACAGTATCCGGTATCACAGCTACAGTGTCAATCTCAACGCTCTCTATCGAACAACATGCTACAGCCCaggcagcaggagcagcaacagcagcatcaGCAAGAACATCTTTCTCAGGTTCTACCTCATTGTCGTTCCACCCAGCAACTTGATGATGCTTCTTATCGGCCAAAGCATAGTTCATTGTCATCGGGTGATTCTTTGAAGCTTTGTCTTCAAAGAACACAAGAGATTCTTGAAGTTGCTCGGAAGTTACCTGGTCATGGTATGCATGAGATACAACTACCTAGCCATGCAAGCGCAAAATTAAGAGGCACAGAGGTCATTGGTTTCTTAGAAAGTCAGGCTGCTGCTCTACCATTGCCCCATGAAATGACTGGCCATACACCTTGGAAAAAATGTTCTGCTAGCCTTGCACAACAGGGAAAAGGCTTTGCAAACGTTGTTGCTCCTTCAGGAAAAGAAAGTACTGCAGATTCACCATTTAAGAAAACTCTGAGTTCTGGATCTACTGAAAATATATTGTCTCATATCTCCAGTCAAGTCCATGAAATGGAAATTTCCTCGACCAAACCTCATCCATGGAAACCTGCTCCAGGTGTTAAGCCTATATCACTGTTGGAAATTCAAGCTGAGGAACAACTGAAAACACATGGGAAACTGGCAACTACAGCAGCCTCTCCAGTGTCATCTATTCCTTGGACTAGCTTGGCAAAAAATTCTGAGCAACAATTTGATGATGTCGCTAAATCCATGGGTGATCAGGAAAATGTCAATATATCAAGGAGCAGGAGAAGTCAGCTGCATAATTTGTCGGGGGAAGTACTGGCAAAGTCGAATGATATAGATGCTGCTATCATAGATAATGCCGATTGTTCATCTTTTCCTCCTCTGGCACCTTACCTTGCTCAGTCTGATGCTAAATCTCTTGATGATAGTGATTTCATTGAGGTTAAGGACTCcaagaagaaaaggaataagGCAGATAAATCAAAAGGTTCTGCAATTAAAGCTCCAGCACCACTTGGTTTGTTTGATCCTTCAGTGATGTCTGTGGCTATCGAAAAGGGAAAACCTGGCAAGCAGGTCCAGCGAGAAAAATACGTATTTCCATCTCAGTCAAGTGGTCTATCTCAAAGAG AGGCAATGGACTTCAGGGAATGGTGTGAAAATGAGTGGGCCAAACTCACTGGAACAAACG ATATAAGTTTTCTGGAGTTCTGCATAAAGCAGCCAGCTTCAGAAGCAGAAATGCTCCTCATGGAGAACATTGGCTCTCGTGACCACAGTCACAACTTTATTGACAAGTTCCTTAGCTACAAGGCCTTTCTGTCAGCAGATGTCATTGACATGGCCTTCCGAGGTCCTATTTCCGGTAAACCGCACGCGGATAGTGCAGGGCCTGGAATGACTGGGATCGAGCAGGGTGATggagggaagaagaaagggaacaAACGGGAAAAGGTGGGCTCATCAGTTTTGGGGTTCAAGGTTCTGAGCAACCGTATCATGATGGGTGAGATCCTGCGTGCAGATGACTAG
- the LOC133913441 gene encoding uncharacterized protein LOC133913441 isoform X2, with amino-acid sequence MSGDTLSSEGDQLRAFREAARRRLRERVGAILRAIRTPLADVIREHALVHLPPAAAARLRLVHMSWARTMASPLFAVAHAAAPRQISGLFAPSVGFLPFDGTDTVRSPKLSFVPASSALAVLSSSHGLACCFSPADDEFFVCNPATASWEGVPCPPRRTWPRPAIVVVFDAGVYNFRGDYTLVCAFESAPGSGTYCFAVFTSGTGAWWVADAVAPAEGLVPASGVAAAGTAWWRTSIGTAVGYNPVTGSVELALCPGDSGQWEIGSAAGRLHCAVRADGDVVVFRLDRHSDWEEAARVAVANIVNAPDDDVRLLPFQGSEVEVVVLFGRRVVAFDTVTRRRREAALPDQPDTEWSAAEYVAHTNTLAMVAPSVLTREPSPVMEPPDDREVAFS; translated from the exons ATGTCCGGCGACACGTTGAGCAGCGAGGGCGACCAGCTGCGGGCGTTCCGtgaggcggcgcggcggcggctgcgcgagCGCGTGGGGGCGATCCTGCGCGCCATCCGGACGCCGCTTGCCGACGTGATCCGGGAGCACGCGCTCGTGCACCTCCCGCCAGCCGCCGCTGCGCGCCTCCGCCTCGTGCACATGTCCTGGGCACGCACGATGGCTTCCCCTCTCTTCGCCGTCGCGCacgccgccgccccgcgccAGATCTCGGGGCTCTTCGCGCCCTCTGTGGGGTTCCTCCCCTTCGACGGCACCGACACGGTGCGGTCGCCGAAGCTCTCCTTCGTGCCCGCGTCGTCGGCCCTCGCAGTGCTCTCCTCCTCACACGGGCTCGCGTGCTGCTTCTCGCCGGCCGACGACGAGTTCTTCGTCTGCAACCCGGCGACGGCGTCATGGGAGGGCGTCCCGTGCCCACCGCGCCGGACCTGGCCGCGCCCCGCGATTGTGGTCGTCTTCGACGCCGGCGTATACAACTTCCGCGGCGACTACACGCTCGTCTGCGCCTTCGAGTCGGCTCCGGGCTCCGGCACCTACTGCTTCGCGGTGTTCACATCGGGGACCGGCGCGTGGTGGGTCGCCGACGCGGTCGCGCCCGCCGAGGGGCTCGTCCCCGCGTCGGGCGTGGCGGCCGCCGGGACGGCGTGGTGGCGGACCAGCATCGGCACGGCGGTTGGGTACAACCCGGTCACGGGGAGCGTCGAGCTGGCGCTGTGCCCCGGCGACAGTGGCCAGTGGGAGATCGGCTCGGCCGCGGGCAGACTCCACTGCGCAGTGCGCGCCGACGGCGACGTCGTGGTGTTCCGGCTCGACAGGCACAGTGACTGGGAAGAGGCCGCGAGGGTGGCCGTT GCGAACATAGTAAATGCGCCGGACGACGACGTGCGGCTGCTGCCGTTCCAGGGctcggaggtggaggtggtggtgctgtTCGGCAGGCGCGTGGTGGCGTTCGACACCGtaacgcggcggcggcgcgaggccGCCCTGCCGGATCAGCCGGACACCGAGTGGAGCGCCGCGGAGTACGTCGCGCACACCAACACGCTCGCGATGGTCGCGCCCTCGGTGCTCACCCGAGAGCCGTCGCCGGTCATGGAGCCGCCGGACGATCGGGAGGTCGCGTTTTCTTGA
- the LOC133913441 gene encoding uncharacterized protein LOC133913441 isoform X1 has product MSGDTLSSEGDQLRAFREAARRRLRERVGAILRAIRTPLADVIREHALVHLPPAAAARLRLVHMSWARTMASPLFAVAHAAAPRQISGLFAPSVGFLPFDGTDTVRSPKLSFVPASSALAVLSSSHGLACCFSPADDEFFVCNPATASWEGVPCPPRRTWPRPAIVVVFDAGVYNFRGDYTLVCAFESAPGSGTYCFAVFTSGTGAWWVADAVAPAEGLVPASGVAAAGTAWWRTSIGTAVGYNPVTGSVELALCPGDSGQWEIGSAAGRLHCAVRADGDVVVFRLDRHSDWEEAARVAVAEIVQYRQPEPVHEQTEAEAEADDEVEANIVNAPDDDVRLLPFQGSEVEVVVLFGRRVVAFDTVTRRRREAALPDQPDTEWSAAEYVAHTNTLAMVAPSVLTREPSPVMEPPDDREVAFS; this is encoded by the coding sequence ATGTCCGGCGACACGTTGAGCAGCGAGGGCGACCAGCTGCGGGCGTTCCGtgaggcggcgcggcggcggctgcgcgagCGCGTGGGGGCGATCCTGCGCGCCATCCGGACGCCGCTTGCCGACGTGATCCGGGAGCACGCGCTCGTGCACCTCCCGCCAGCCGCCGCTGCGCGCCTCCGCCTCGTGCACATGTCCTGGGCACGCACGATGGCTTCCCCTCTCTTCGCCGTCGCGCacgccgccgccccgcgccAGATCTCGGGGCTCTTCGCGCCCTCTGTGGGGTTCCTCCCCTTCGACGGCACCGACACGGTGCGGTCGCCGAAGCTCTCCTTCGTGCCCGCGTCGTCGGCCCTCGCAGTGCTCTCCTCCTCACACGGGCTCGCGTGCTGCTTCTCGCCGGCCGACGACGAGTTCTTCGTCTGCAACCCGGCGACGGCGTCATGGGAGGGCGTCCCGTGCCCACCGCGCCGGACCTGGCCGCGCCCCGCGATTGTGGTCGTCTTCGACGCCGGCGTATACAACTTCCGCGGCGACTACACGCTCGTCTGCGCCTTCGAGTCGGCTCCGGGCTCCGGCACCTACTGCTTCGCGGTGTTCACATCGGGGACCGGCGCGTGGTGGGTCGCCGACGCGGTCGCGCCCGCCGAGGGGCTCGTCCCCGCGTCGGGCGTGGCGGCCGCCGGGACGGCGTGGTGGCGGACCAGCATCGGCACGGCGGTTGGGTACAACCCGGTCACGGGGAGCGTCGAGCTGGCGCTGTGCCCCGGCGACAGTGGCCAGTGGGAGATCGGCTCGGCCGCGGGCAGACTCCACTGCGCAGTGCGCGCCGACGGCGACGTCGTGGTGTTCCGGCTCGACAGGCACAGTGACTGGGAAGAGGCCGCGAGGGTGGCCGTTGCGGAGATAGTGCAATATCGGCAACCAGAGCCCGTCCACGAGCAGACCGAGGCAGAGGCTGAGGCCGACGACGAGGTGGAGGCGAACATAGTAAATGCGCCGGACGACGACGTGCGGCTGCTGCCGTTCCAGGGctcggaggtggaggtggtggtgctgtTCGGCAGGCGCGTGGTGGCGTTCGACACCGtaacgcggcggcggcgcgaggccGCCCTGCCGGATCAGCCGGACACCGAGTGGAGCGCCGCGGAGTACGTCGCGCACACCAACACGCTCGCGATGGTCGCGCCCTCGGTGCTCACCCGAGAGCCGTCGCCGGTCATGGAGCCGCCGGACGATCGGGAGGTCGCGTTTTCTTGA